A region from the Sandaracinus amylolyticus genome encodes:
- a CDS encoding aspartate-semialdehyde dehydrogenase — MSRQLTVAVLGATGAVGREMIRILEERSFPVARLLPLASPRSAGTTVPFRGTQVKVEPVSADAFTGVDLALFSAGSGPSKEWGPIAASKGALVVDNSSAWRMDPEVPLCVPEVNLDAARNPKRGIIANPNCSTIQMLVALAPIHRANRIQRIVVSTYQAISGAGHSAVEHFRAQSRAFAAGEPMPAGPITKQLAGSLLMEWKRDGATGYQEEELKMIHETRKIFGDPDIRVSPTTVRVPVVNGHSESVAIECERPITAKEARALMTGAPGVRVVDDFEKGVYPTPLDASGIDDVLVGRVRDDLGNPGGVMMWIVGDNLRKGAATNAVQIAEGLLLR, encoded by the coding sequence ATGTCCAGGCAGCTCACGGTGGCCGTCCTCGGTGCGACGGGCGCCGTCGGTCGCGAGATGATCCGCATCCTCGAGGAGCGCTCCTTCCCGGTCGCGCGCCTCCTTCCTCTCGCCTCTCCGCGCAGCGCGGGCACGACGGTGCCGTTCCGCGGGACGCAGGTGAAGGTGGAGCCGGTGTCGGCCGATGCGTTCACGGGCGTCGACCTCGCGCTCTTCTCCGCGGGCTCGGGGCCGAGCAAGGAGTGGGGACCGATCGCCGCGAGCAAGGGCGCGCTCGTCGTCGACAATTCGTCGGCGTGGCGGATGGATCCCGAGGTGCCCCTCTGCGTGCCCGAGGTGAACCTCGACGCCGCGCGCAACCCGAAGCGCGGCATCATCGCGAACCCGAACTGCTCGACGATCCAGATGCTCGTCGCGCTCGCGCCGATCCACCGCGCGAACCGCATCCAGCGCATCGTCGTCTCGACGTACCAGGCGATCAGCGGCGCGGGGCACAGCGCGGTCGAGCACTTCCGCGCGCAGTCGCGCGCGTTCGCAGCCGGCGAGCCGATGCCCGCGGGCCCGATCACGAAGCAGCTCGCGGGCAGCCTCCTCATGGAGTGGAAGCGCGACGGCGCGACCGGGTACCAGGAGGAAGAGCTCAAGATGATCCACGAGACGCGCAAGATCTTCGGCGACCCCGACATCCGCGTCTCGCCGACGACGGTGCGCGTGCCCGTGGTCAACGGGCACTCCGAGTCGGTCGCGATCGAGTGCGAGCGCCCGATCACCGCGAAGGAAGCGCGCGCGCTGATGACGGGCGCGCCGGGCGTGCGCGTGGTCGACGACTTCGAGAAGGGCGTGTACCCGACGCCGCTCGACGCGTCCGGGATCGACGACGTCCTCGTCGGGCGCGTCCGCGACGACCTCGGCAACCCGGGCGGCGTGATGATGTGGATCGTCGGCGACAACCTCCGGAAGGGCGCGGCGACGAACGCCGTGCAGATCGCCGAAGGTCTGCTGCTCCGGTGA